DNA from Massilia antarctica:
CGTCCCGTGCTCGAACGCTTCGCCGCGACCTTGCAGGACAACCCGTCGACCACGGTGACCATCATCGGCCACACCGACAGCACCGGCGGCGACAATGTCAACCAGCCCTTGTCGGTCGACCGCGCCGCCCAGACGCGCGACTTCCTCGCCGCGCGCGGCGTCTCGCCGAACCGCATCATGATCGATGGCCGCGGCGAACGCGAGCCGATCGCCTCGAACGACGACCCTTCCGGCCGCGCGCGCAACCGCCGCGTCGAGATCTATGTCGCCGAGCAGGACCGCCACGGTTAATTCCGCGCCCGTATCGCATCAACTGCACCAGCCGGCATTGCGATGCCGGCTTTTTTACGCCCCGGCCACGTGCACCGTCACGCCCAGCGCGCGATAGCGCGCCAGCAAGGCCTCGTCGGTGCCGTGCGCCACCACCAAGGCCCCGATCTGGTCGGCGCCGGCGATGCGGTAGGGCGACGCGGTCGCCAGTTTTTCGGGGGAGGCCAGCACCACCGTGTGCGCGGCCGCGCGCCACATGGCGCGCTTGACGGCCGCCTCCTCGAAGTCGCCGGTGGACAGGCCGGCGTCCGGGTCGATGCTGCTCACCCCCAGGAAGCACAGGTCGGCCCGCACCTGGGCAATCGCCTCCACGGTGGCCGCGCCCACCCCCACCACCGAATGGCGGTACAGGCGCCCGCCCAGCATGATCACCTCGATCCCTTCGTGCCCGAGCAGCGCCAGCGCCACCGAGGGACTGTGGGTGACGATAGTGGCGCGCAAATCCGGCGCCAGATGGCGTACCAGATGACCCGTGGTGGTGCCGCCATCGACGAACACCACCTGCCCCGGCGCCACCAGGGCGGCGCCGGCGCGGCCGATGGCGGCCTTGGTGTCGGGCGAGATGCGCGCGCGCGCATTGAAATCGGCCAGCGCCGGCGAGGCGGGCAAGGCCGGCAACGCGCCGCCGTGCACGCGCTGCAGCATGCCCTCGCGCGCCAGTTCGCGCAGGTCGCGCCGGATCGTGTCTTCCGACAAACCCAGCGCCTCGCTCACGGCTTTCGCCACCACTTGCCCGTCGCGCCGCAACAGGTCCATCAGATAGTGCTTTCGCTGGGTCGTCAGCATGCTTGCTCCTGCACGTATTTTCTTGACACTGCACGATTCTGCACGATATTCTGAAAAACACCAAGCCCAACGGAGAGGAACACAATGCAAGCACAACAAGTACGCATCGACAAGGAAGAACTGCTGTCGGACAACTGGTACATCCTCAAGCGCCTGACCTTTTCGCTGCGCCGGCGCGACGGCAGCTGGCAAAGCCAGACGCGCGAAGTCTACGATCGCGGCAATGGCGCCGTGATCTTGCTGTACAACCTGGGCCGGCGCACGGTGCTGCTCACGCGCCAGTTCCGCATTCCGGCTTTCGTCAATGGGCACGACGGTTTTCTGATCGAAGCGGCGGCCGGCCTGCTCGACAACGCCAGCCCCGAACAGCGCATCCGCGCCGAAGCCGAGGAAGAAACCGGCTACCGGATTGACGACGTGAAAAAGATCTACGACCTGTTCATGAGCCCCGGTTCGGTCACCGAGCGCCTGCATTTTTTCATCGGCGCTTACGAGCCGGAGCACAAGGTGGGCGACGGCGGCGGCCTGGCCGCGGAGGGCGAGGATATCGACGTGCTCGAACTCGGTTTCGACCAGGCGCTGGCGATGATGGCCAGCGGCGAGATCATGGATGGCAAGACCGTCCTGCTGTTGCAATATCTCCAGTTGCACCTGATGTCGGCGCAAACCTAGCGCCAGATCAATACATCGGCGCGGGAGGCACGCGATAGTTGCACCTATGAATGCACATACCTCCCTCTCAAAAACCGCGGCCGCCAGCGCCGCGCGCCGCGACACCTTGTGGAACCCGGACGCCGCCGCCTGCTGGAGCTTGCTGTTTACGCCCCTGTTCGGCGCCTACCTGCTCATCCGCAACTGGGAAGCGCTCGGCGAACCCAAGCGCGCCGTGCGGGCCTGCTGGTGGTTCGCCCTCAGCCTGATGTTTGTCATCGTCAACTTCTACTATTCCTTGCTGTGCGCCGAAGCGTCGCCTTTGCGCATCAGTAACGTGATTTTCTTGCTGGTCTGGTACATCGCCGAGGCCAGTCCCCAGGAGCGCTTCATCCGCGAGCGCCTGGGCACCGATTACGCGCGCCACTCCTGGGCCGTGGCCCTGCCCTGCGCGCTGGTGCTGCTCATGGCCTACGTAGTCGGCTACGTCCGGATGCTCGCCTTGATCATGCAGGTGCATTGAAATGAACGCCGTCCGCATCGACGTCGCAGTCGGCAGTTGCCACTTTTCGCAGGTTGACCACTCGCACAGGAGCACGCTATGAGCACGGAGCGTTTTGCCCATTTTTTGGATTCTCTGCAATCCTGGAGCGCGGAAGCGCCCGCCCCGGCCGCGGCGCCGGCCACCTCCCCAAGCCAGACCAACGCCAACCAGAGCGCGCGCGTACGCCGCGTCAAGGGTTTGCTGGAAGCGGTCGGCTCGGACCCCACCTGGCGCGCGCGCGGCGACACCGAGGCCGGCAACGATAGCGCGGCGCGCAACGCCGATGAACGCGACGATGATCTTGACGACGATCTCGACGACGAAGACGAGGACTTCAACTGAAGCCGCGCCGGGGCGAACGGCGGCTGCGGCCCGCCCTTCGCCTTGCGTATTATATGAACAACATCCAGTGCGCATTTCGCGATAAACTCGCGTATTCACACTGGAGCCACCATGAACCCACGCCTTCGCCTGACCGCCCTCGCCCTCGTTTCCGCCGCGACCATGGCGCTCGCGCCCGCCAGCGCCGCCACCCAGACCATGAAGCCCGGTCTGTGGGAAAACACCAGCAAGTCCACCTCGCAGAACGCGGAAATCGCCAAGGCCATGGCGGAGATGCAAAAGCACATGAAGTCCATGACCCCGGAGCAGCGCAAGGAAATGGAGAAAACCATGGGCAAGTCGGGCCCGGCCAACTTCACCCTCCACGACGATGGCAGCGTCACCATGAAGATGTGCATCACCCAGAAAATGATCGACGATTCGGCCGGCAACTATGTCGGCCCGCAGAGCGGCAACTGCACCCACAAGAAGGGGCCGATGGTGGGCGGCACGCAGAGCTTCTCCTACACCTGCACCAATCCCCCATCGTCCGGCGAAGGCAAGATCTCCTACCAGGCCGATTCCTACAGCTCGACCATGACCATGACCTCCAGCGCCGCCGGCGCCATGGGCAACATGACCATGGCATCGACGGGCAAGTATTTGGGCGCCAACTGCGGCGACGTCAAGCCGATCGACACCAAACCGGCCGGGGCCAAGTAAGCGCGGCGCCGGCGCGGCCCGCCGCCTTTACGCCGCGCCGGTAAACGCCAGGTAGCGCTCGCGCGCCAGGGTCGCCACCGGTCCGATGGCCAGGCTGCGCCCTTCGTAGCGGATGCAGGGCGTGACCTTGCCGTAGTTGCCGGTGTTGAAAATTTCCAGCGCCGTCAACAGCTCGTCCGGGTGCACCGTGCGCTCTTCCACCGTCACACCGGCCTCGGCCAGCAAGCCGATCACGCGGGCGCGCGTGATGCCCGCCAAAAACGTCCCATTCGGCACCGGCGTCACCACCTTGCCCTCGGGTGTGACCAGGAACAGGTTCGAGGTCGCGAACTCGGCCACATTGCCGGCGCTGTCGACCACCACCGCATTGTCGAAACCGCGCGCGCTCGCTTCGCGGATCGCGCGCGTGGTGTTGGCGTACAGGGCCGAGGCCTTGGCATCGGTCGGCGCCATGCTGGCGTCCGGCCGGCACAGGCGCGACAGGCAGGCCGAAAAGCCCGTGAACGGCGGCATCGGCGCATCGAACAGGGTCAGCGCGAAACCGCTCTTGTCGGGCACCGGCACCAGGAAGCCGTCGACGCCGAACACCAGCGGGCGCACATACAGCTCCGCATCGGCCGGAAACCTGCTCACGCCTTCGCGCACCAGCGCTTCCATCTCGTCCACCGTCAGCGGACACTGCAGGCCGAGCCGCTCGGCCGACACGATCACGCGCTGCAAATGCAGACGCAGATCGGGCAGCTGGCCGCGGATAGCGCGCGCGCCATCGAATACCGACGAGCCCAGCCACACGCTGTGATCCATCGCGCCGTACAGCGGCACATTACCTTCGGCCCATTGCCCTTTGAAATAAGTCAGATACATAATTGCCTCGCAGTCATTGTTCTACTCCCAGTTTAACCGAACTCGGCGCCGCTGACCGGCGCTCCCCTCATCCGGTTAGAGGCCGCGCTCCAACGCCGCCAGCGCACTTACCCGGCATGAACTGTTAGCATTAAGAATGTTGCAACGATACATTTACCTCAACACCCTTGACCTCAGCATCCACCTATCGATGAGCCATGCCTACTGATTCTCTTGCTCAGCGCCGCACGCGCTGGATCACGATCGGCCTCGTGGTCGGCCTGCATGCGGCCCTGCTGCTTGTGTGGCGCCACACGCGCGAAAAAAAACCGCCGCCCGAGGAGGAGAGCGGCCCGCGCATCCAGTGGATCGAGGCTATCGCCGCCAGGCCGGTCGCGAGCCCGCCGCCAAGCCGCGCCATACCGGCACCGGCCCCGCGTGCGGCGTCGCTGCACGCGGCGCGCCCAAGTCCGGCTGCCCCCGCGCCGGCCATCGCGCTGCCGGCCGCGTCGCCCGCCCCCGCGGCCGAGGCGCCGTCGATGACCGTGGTGCCGCCCGATCCCTTCGCCGAGCCCGCCCCGGCAGCGGCGCCCAGCGCCGCCGACACGATCCGCAAGCGCGCGCTGGCCGACCTGGGCAAGATCGACAAGGACTTGCGCAAGCAATCGCTCAACAAGTTCAGCGTGCCCGACGATTCGCCGCAGAAGCGCTTGATCGCGGGCATCCAGTCGGCCCGGCGCGCTCCCACCCTGTTTGAAAAAGCCGAGATCGAGGAAATTACCACCGGCAATGCCGATGCCGGCGGACGCAAATACAAGATCAGGACGGCGCTTGGCACCTATTGCATCACCTACCCCTTGGTCAACGATATTCACGGCAGCCGGGAAAAGAAATACTCGCTCTGCCCCGATTGACCACGGCGAGCCGCTGTGTTCGCTAGCGAACACAGTTTCCGAGCATCAGCAACGTACACTACGTCTTTAGTATCTGTTGCTCCGGCTATTTTTCATGCTTTCAACTTTAGAACGAATCGACCCCCACAGCGACCGCATCGATATCCTGGTTGACCTGGTCGAACAATTGCGCCCGCGCCGGCGCGCCGACCTTGCCGCCAGCGCGGAACGGGTGCGCACCCTGTGCCAGCTCCTCAAGGGCAACCCGGCCCACGCCTCCGCCCTGCGCAGCTATGTCACGCGCCTGCTCGACAGCCGCCGCCACGCCAGCCTGTACACCGACATCGGCGTGCTGTCCAACGATGGCTTTTTCACCGAACTGAAACGCCGCGTTTCCTACCGCTTCCTGCCGCCCGCCCTGGGCGATGTGTACCTGAGCGACGCCATCGACCAGGTGCTGTATGTGAAAACCGACTACCGCTGGATCCGCACCGTGCCAGCCGCCGACTGGCTGGAACTGTTCGACGTGGTATCGAACGCCGCCCCCGCGCCCCACACCGGCGCGGCCAACGCACGCCGCACCACCGTGCTCGGCATGCTCGAAGCGATCCGCACCCTGTCCTGCCGCGTGTGCGCGCTCGGCTTCGAGCCGCGCCTGATCAGCAGCCACGCCGACATCGAAAACTTCGATTCACCCTTCCTGATGCAAAACATCGAAGTCAATCACTACCTCGACGGCTACGCGCGCCTGCTGGCCGGCGAAGCGGTTCAGGTGGACGATGCGCGCCACCTGCTGGTCATGCTCGACCAGTGCGACAGCGTGGTCGGCAAGATCCGCAAGAACGCGCTCAGCCACGGCACCAGCGTCGCCCTCACCTATCTGCTGGTGGCCCTAAGCCAGAGCATCGACCGCTTGCGCAAGCTGCTGTTCCTGGTCGACGTCAGCGGCCAATTGCCGGCCGCCCCCAGCGTCGACCTGGAAACCCTGGCCAACGACGCCACCCCCGCCAGCGCGCCGCCGACCAGCCTGCACCGCGCCGGCGCCATCGCCCTGGCCCAGGAACTGGTCGAAGCGCACAACAATAAGTACACGGTGCGCGACCTGTTCGCCGACAATATCGACTTGCTGGCCCGCAACGTCACCGAAAACGCCAGCCGCACCGGCGAACACTATATCGCCGACACCCGCGTCCAGCTGGGCGGCATGTTCCTGTCCTCGGCCGGGGCCGGCTTCATCGTCGGCTTCATGGCGCTGTTCAAGATATTGCTGGGCACCCTGCGCGCCGCGCCGCTGGTCGAAGCGTTCTTGTTCAGCCTGAACTACTCGCTCGGCTTCATGCTGATCCACGTGCTGCATTTCACGGTGGCCACCAAGCAGCCGGCCATGACCGCCTCGCGCATCGCCGCCGGCCTGTCGAGCAAGGATGGGCGCAATATCGACCTCGACAGCATGGCTGAACTCATCAACAAGGTGTTCCGCACCCAGTGCGTCGCCGTGCTGGGCAACCTGGCCACGGCCATTCCGACCGCCTGGCTGATCGCCACCGGCTACCGCTACATCACCGGACGCCACCTGGTCACACAAGACAAGGCCGCCCACCTGCTGCACGACATCGATCCGATCCACAGCCCGGCCCTGTTCTACGCTGCCATTGCCGGCGTCTG
Protein-coding regions in this window:
- a CDS encoding DeoR/GlpR family DNA-binding transcription regulator; the encoded protein is MLTTQRKHYLMDLLRRDGQVVAKAVSEALGLSEDTIRRDLRELAREGMLQRVHGGALPALPASPALADFNARARISPDTKAAIGRAGAALVAPGQVVFVDGGTTTGHLVRHLAPDLRATIVTHSPSVALALLGHEGIEVIMLGGRLYRHSVVGVGAATVEAIAQVRADLCFLGVSSIDPDAGLSTGDFEEAAVKRAMWRAAAHTVVLASPEKLATASPYRIAGADQIGALVVAHGTDEALLARYRALGVTVHVAGA
- a CDS encoding NUDIX domain-containing protein; translation: MQAQQVRIDKEELLSDNWYILKRLTFSLRRRDGSWQSQTREVYDRGNGAVILLYNLGRRTVLLTRQFRIPAFVNGHDGFLIEAAAGLLDNASPEQRIRAEAEEETGYRIDDVKKIYDLFMSPGSVTERLHFFIGAYEPEHKVGDGGGLAAEGEDIDVLELGFDQALAMMASGEIMDGKTVLLLQYLQLHLMSAQT
- a CDS encoding DUF3617 domain-containing protein; protein product: MNPRLRLTALALVSAATMALAPASAATQTMKPGLWENTSKSTSQNAEIAKAMAEMQKHMKSMTPEQRKEMEKTMGKSGPANFTLHDDGSVTMKMCITQKMIDDSAGNYVGPQSGNCTHKKGPMVGGTQSFSYTCTNPPSSGEGKISYQADSYSSTMTMTSSAAGAMGNMTMASTGKYLGANCGDVKPIDTKPAGAK
- a CDS encoding branched-chain amino acid aminotransferase, with translation MYLTYFKGQWAEGNVPLYGAMDHSVWLGSSVFDGARAIRGQLPDLRLHLQRVIVSAERLGLQCPLTVDEMEALVREGVSRFPADAELYVRPLVFGVDGFLVPVPDKSGFALTLFDAPMPPFTGFSACLSRLCRPDASMAPTDAKASALYANTTRAIREASARGFDNAVVVDSAGNVAEFATSNLFLVTPEGKVVTPVPNGTFLAGITRARVIGLLAEAGVTVEERTVHPDELLTALEIFNTGNYGKVTPCIRYEGRSLAIGPVATLARERYLAFTGAA
- a CDS encoding site-specific recombinase; this encodes MLSTLERIDPHSDRIDILVDLVEQLRPRRRADLAASAERVRTLCQLLKGNPAHASALRSYVTRLLDSRRHASLYTDIGVLSNDGFFTELKRRVSYRFLPPALGDVYLSDAIDQVLYVKTDYRWIRTVPAADWLELFDVVSNAAPAPHTGAANARRTTVLGMLEAIRTLSCRVCALGFEPRLISSHADIENFDSPFLMQNIEVNHYLDGYARLLAGEAVQVDDARHLLVMLDQCDSVVGKIRKNALSHGTSVALTYLLVALSQSIDRLRKLLFLVDVSGQLPAAPSVDLETLANDATPASAPPTSLHRAGAIALAQELVEAHNNKYTVRDLFADNIDLLARNVTENASRTGEHYIADTRVQLGGMFLSSAGAGFIVGFMALFKILLGTLRAAPLVEAFLFSLNYSLGFMLIHVLHFTVATKQPAMTASRIAAGLSSKDGRNIDLDSMAELINKVFRTQCVAVLGNLATAIPTAWLIATGYRYITGRHLVTQDKAAHLLHDIDPIHSPALFYAAIAGVCLFVAGLISGYFDNKALYTRMAQRVVQLRGLGRLLGAQRLRRLSLYIENNLGSLMGNMYFGVLLGTIGTLGFLFGLPLDIRHVTFSSANFATALVALDYTMSWEVALTSIGGFLSIGTVNLVVSFGLALLVALRARKIHFEHGILLLKALGRRFLAAPIDFFIGPKDMPSEPPEAVPHRGSP